A single region of the Leptodactylus fuscus isolate aLepFus1 chromosome 5, aLepFus1.hap2, whole genome shotgun sequence genome encodes:
- the RPP25 gene encoding ribonuclease P protein subunit p25, whose amino-acid sequence MENLHRVRIMVEDDGKSLPFKDLHPHVAQMKVKEGSKIRNLVGYALSYMESEGTQQIIFGAYGRAVTKAITCAEILKRQVRGLHQITKIQYKTLQEVWEQKGPVIKNPVPCLTVYKTCPSIYILLSKYPLDPKEDGYQPPQNLPAVETGKRTLESHGSSDSKKRKTSVSTEGED is encoded by the coding sequence ATGGAAAACTTACATCGGGTACGAATTATGGTTGAAGATGATGGAAAATCGCTACCATTCAAGGACCTCCATCCGCATGTGGCACAGATGAAGGTAAAGGAGGGCAGTAAAATCCGTAATTTAGTTGGCTATGCATTATCTTATATGGAATCAGAAGGAACGCAGCAAATCATCTTTGGAGCCTATGGCCGAGCTGTAACAAAAGCCATTACCTGTGCGGAAATACTCAAGAGGCAAGTAAGGGGTCTACACCAAATCACTAAGATACAATACAAAACTTTGCAGGAAGTATGGGAGCAGAAGGGGCCAGTTATTAAGAACCCAGTGCCATGTTTAACTGTTTACAAAACTTGCCCTTCGATCTATATACTACTGTCCAAGTATCCCTTGGATCCAAAAGAAGATGGTTACCAGCCTCCTCAGAATCTTCCAGCAGTAGAGACTGGAAAGAGGACACTTGAATCCCATGGTTCATCAGATTCCAAAAAGAGAAAGACATCTGTGAGCACTGAAGGTGAAGACTGA